From one Gimesia sp. genomic stretch:
- a CDS encoding AAA family ATPase, with translation MYETFFGFKDRPFSVSPSPACFFKAAEHQNVLDEIQVTISSLNGITILTGDAGTGKTAICRQLINRLEDQFQIQFLEHCNFPTVRALLQTLLYGLTDCYEKISEQELRLALTAEIRSSFLVHGQPLLVIVDEAHLLGTSFLEELRVLSDIAFDGKPAVQLLLSGQTVLEETLIQPALSSLNQRIGCQTYLDRMTRQESEEYIEYRINRVSTQNKRCFSVEAVKFITHVSDGLPRCLNQICDHSLMLAYMQDVQEVDEAIAREAFADLQQLPLHWNDPLPVPSPLEEMRKKEARTELDQFIDDDALMEHDIDESIEERLHQLVDEPSEIFEELSIDEESASTEDPFSFGEGLEAIEIGREAVSSQEPVETTTEMDLEFNSPVENQEPLSEADLTPVLSAVTETYGDFVDVVDRYAAIDAGFDPASLFGEKHQSFESTTSVFQLRAPQFQYAPQHQAQGVSDIESLKLPTQESESDLGHTVEFSAGNPLEQNETSELEFEEAELNKLEPDVFQELAAEASRGEGSFEELLAAQVYEVCSETRKGLLNALNEIRNYSVPEETDPADVYDIVQPETEEISAVSAYPAWGNDLQHDGQVETSSKTSVRLDSPTTEKSESSATAHLRGPALGRYKNLFSRLRRKQESHS, from the coding sequence ATGTACGAAACATTCTTTGGGTTCAAGGATCGACCCTTTAGCGTTTCACCCTCCCCTGCATGTTTTTTCAAGGCAGCGGAACACCAGAATGTACTGGACGAAATCCAGGTAACGATTTCCAGCTTAAATGGAATTACGATTCTTACCGGCGATGCGGGAACTGGAAAAACGGCAATTTGCCGGCAGTTGATTAATCGACTTGAGGATCAGTTCCAGATTCAGTTTCTGGAGCACTGCAATTTTCCGACAGTCCGGGCTTTACTGCAGACTCTGCTGTATGGCCTGACTGACTGTTATGAAAAAATCAGCGAGCAGGAATTACGGCTGGCTTTGACCGCAGAAATCCGTTCCTCATTTCTGGTTCATGGACAGCCATTACTGGTGATTGTCGATGAAGCTCATTTGCTGGGTACTTCCTTTCTGGAAGAATTACGGGTTCTGTCAGATATCGCCTTTGACGGAAAGCCTGCTGTACAACTACTGCTTTCCGGACAGACGGTGCTGGAAGAGACGCTCATCCAGCCAGCGCTGTCTTCGTTAAACCAGAGAATTGGATGCCAGACCTATCTGGACCGAATGACTCGACAGGAATCTGAAGAATACATCGAATACCGCATCAATCGCGTTTCAACTCAGAACAAACGTTGTTTTTCTGTCGAAGCAGTCAAGTTTATTACTCACGTAAGTGACGGGTTGCCCCGCTGTCTGAATCAAATCTGCGATCACAGCCTGATGCTGGCCTATATGCAGGATGTTCAAGAAGTTGATGAGGCGATTGCCCGTGAAGCTTTTGCAGACTTGCAGCAATTACCTCTTCACTGGAATGATCCCCTGCCGGTTCCTTCACCCCTCGAAGAAATGCGCAAAAAAGAAGCACGCACAGAGCTGGATCAGTTCATTGATGATGATGCTCTAATGGAGCATGACATTGACGAGTCGATTGAGGAACGACTCCATCAACTTGTAGATGAACCCTCGGAGATATTTGAAGAACTGTCAATCGATGAAGAGAGCGCTTCGACCGAGGACCCGTTCTCGTTTGGTGAAGGATTAGAAGCGATCGAGATTGGCAGAGAGGCCGTATCTTCTCAGGAGCCTGTTGAAACGACCACAGAAATGGACTTGGAGTTTAATTCTCCGGTTGAAAATCAGGAACCGTTGTCCGAAGCAGATTTAACCCCGGTTCTCTCAGCAGTGACAGAAACATACGGCGATTTTGTAGATGTTGTCGATCGATATGCTGCCATCGATGCCGGATTCGATCCTGCGTCTCTGTTTGGTGAAAAACATCAGAGTTTTGAGTCCACGACATCCGTCTTTCAGTTGCGTGCGCCTCAATTCCAGTATGCACCACAACATCAGGCTCAGGGAGTATCTGACATAGAGTCGCTGAAGCTGCCAACTCAAGAATCTGAGAGTGATCTTGGACATACCGTTGAGTTTTCCGCGGGAAATCCCCTTGAGCAGAATGAAACTTCTGAATTGGAATTTGAAGAAGCGGAACTGAATAAACTGGAGCCCGACGTGTTCCAGGAACTTGCTGCAGAGGCTTCACGCGGTGAGGGCTCTTTTGAGGAACTGTTGGCTGCCCAGGTTTATGAAGTCTGCTCGGAAACTCGTAAGGGCCTGCTCAATGCGCTGAATGAGATTCGGAATTATTCGGTACCTGAAGAAACCGATCCTGCAGACGTATATGATATCGTTCAGCCTGAGACGGAAGAGATCTCAGCCGTTTCGGCTTATCCAGCGTGGGGCAATGACTTGCAGCACGACGGTCAGGTTGAAACTTCATCAAAAACCTCTGTTCGACTGGATTCCCCCACAACAGAAAAATCAGAGTCATCTGCAACTGCCCATCTGCGAGGCCCTGCTCTGGGCAGGTATAAGAATCTATTCAGCCGGTTGAGACGCAAACAGGAGTCGCATTCCTGA
- a CDS encoding PhoH family protein, with translation MSEATLSFSDPDQIPVLLGTHDCHIRQIQDALGVNVVHRGDELRIIGDDSQLQKSLRIFSELKAIIEKTGQLKNEQVQTALFGGNPSSKQEKQTPDSTPSAIDLYEKSRKVHPRTPGQSEYIKSILEHDLVFCTGPAGCGKTFLAVAMAINALRTEQVRKIVLVRPAVEAGEKLGFLPGDMLAKVNPFLRPLLDALGSLLDYEQVSRYMENDIVEVVPLAFMRGRTLDNTFIIMDEAQNTTVTQMKMFLTRMGMGSKIVVTGDVSQIDLPPDVSCGMTDAINRLRNIKGVGLTQLKNEDIVRHRLVGEIVKAYQNEDIS, from the coding sequence ATGTCAGAAGCCACACTTTCTTTCTCTGATCCTGATCAGATCCCGGTCCTGCTGGGAACCCATGATTGTCACATCAGACAGATTCAGGATGCACTGGGGGTGAACGTCGTTCATCGAGGCGACGAATTACGAATCATCGGCGATGATTCGCAACTTCAGAAATCACTTCGCATCTTTTCCGAGTTGAAAGCCATCATCGAAAAGACCGGACAGCTCAAAAATGAGCAGGTACAAACAGCTCTGTTTGGTGGAAACCCGAGCAGCAAGCAAGAAAAACAGACCCCGGACTCGACGCCTTCGGCGATTGATCTCTATGAAAAGTCCCGAAAGGTACATCCACGAACTCCAGGGCAGTCTGAATACATTAAGTCAATCCTGGAACACGACCTGGTTTTTTGCACAGGTCCAGCAGGGTGCGGTAAAACTTTCCTGGCGGTCGCGATGGCTATTAACGCCCTCCGCACGGAACAGGTCCGCAAGATCGTGCTGGTACGACCGGCGGTCGAAGCTGGTGAAAAGCTGGGATTCCTTCCGGGCGACATGCTGGCCAAGGTCAATCCATTCTTACGTCCACTCCTGGATGCTCTGGGCAGTCTGCTCGACTATGAGCAGGTCAGTCGTTACATGGAAAATGATATCGTTGAAGTCGTGCCGCTGGCATTTATGCGTGGTCGTACTCTGGACAACACATTTATCATTATGGACGAAGCTCAAAACACTACAGTGACCCAGATGAAAATGTTCCTGACCCGGATGGGAATGGGATCCAAAATTGTGGTCACAGGCGACGTCTCTCAGATCGACTTGCCCCCCGATGTCTCATGTGGCATGACGGATGCCATCAATCGCCTGCGAAACATAAAAGGCGTCGGACTTACCCAGCTAAAGAATGAAGACATTGTGCGTCATCGGCTGGTAGGCGAAATTGTCAAGGCTTACCAGAACGAAGACATCTCCTGA
- a CDS encoding hemolysin family protein, with product MVPLVISVLIALILFSGLLGFSLRDFSRSRLETLCTEAGVPDRFSEILRSHPTVLLAADICFLTGVILLSIILTRLYIHIPAEFNSLVVTAQFAAELLLGLLTAILVMLTLPWTLSRIAGEQFLQRSWPLVRWIPVFLSPITWLSWKIDEFSHRLAGKEENKNGREANISEEILSVVEEGARGGILESEAGKMIQRVMELQDEDVGAIMTQRMDMEYISVTATLDEALLKFIDVGHSRIPVIGESTDDIVGILYARELLKHYSKENQNLNSADQLTIKDLMFTPFYIPETTGIDSLLETMQKEHVHMAIVIDEYGGVAGLVTMEDVLEEIVGDIVDEFDEEEEQMIFELGENLVEVDARVHIDDLNEQYDYGLPEGKDFDTIGGFVITQFGKVPLPGETMTWQQLRIEVIESDERRISKLRIELDPSLMEEIDADV from the coding sequence ATGGTCCCGCTGGTTATTTCCGTACTCATCGCCTTGATCCTGTTTTCAGGGTTACTGGGCTTTTCTCTGAGAGATTTCTCCCGCAGCCGACTGGAAACACTTTGTACTGAGGCGGGAGTCCCAGATCGATTCAGCGAAATTCTACGTTCACATCCCACCGTCCTGCTGGCCGCTGATATCTGTTTTCTGACAGGTGTCATTCTCCTCTCAATTATCCTGACGCGACTGTATATACACATACCGGCCGAATTCAATTCACTGGTTGTCACCGCCCAGTTTGCGGCTGAGTTGCTGCTAGGTCTTTTGACTGCCATTCTGGTTATGTTAACCCTCCCCTGGACTCTGTCCCGCATTGCGGGAGAACAGTTCCTGCAGCGTTCCTGGCCACTGGTACGCTGGATCCCCGTTTTCCTGAGCCCAATCACGTGGCTGTCCTGGAAAATCGATGAATTCTCACACCGTCTGGCAGGGAAAGAAGAGAACAAGAACGGGCGTGAGGCAAACATCAGTGAAGAAATCCTCTCGGTAGTGGAAGAAGGAGCCCGCGGAGGCATTCTGGAGTCGGAAGCTGGCAAAATGATCCAGCGTGTGATGGAACTGCAGGATGAGGACGTCGGAGCTATTATGACCCAGCGAATGGATATGGAATACATTTCCGTAACTGCAACGCTGGATGAAGCTCTGCTCAAATTTATCGATGTAGGTCATTCCCGGATCCCTGTAATTGGAGAATCTACAGACGACATCGTCGGCATTCTCTATGCCCGGGAACTTCTTAAACATTACTCCAAAGAAAATCAGAACCTGAACTCAGCAGACCAGCTTACAATCAAGGATCTGATGTTTACCCCCTTCTATATACCGGAAACGACCGGAATCGATTCACTGCTGGAAACCATGCAGAAAGAGCATGTTCACATGGCGATTGTCATCGACGAATACGGCGGTGTCGCCGGTCTGGTTACCATGGAAGATGTTCTCGAAGAAATCGTGGGAGATATCGTCGACGAATTTGACGAAGAAGAGGAGCAGATGATTTTTGAACTGGGTGAAAACCTGGTGGAAGTCGATGCTCGCGTCCACATTGATGACCTGAATGAACAGTATGATTACGGGCTGCCTGAAGGCAAAGACTTCGATACGATCGGAGGATTCGTAATCACCCAGTTCGGTAAAGTCCCACTACCGGGAGAAACCATGACCTGGCAGCAGTTGCGTATTGAGGTCATTGAGTCGGACGAACGCAGAATCAGTAAACTACGCATCGAGCTTGACCCCTCTCTGATGGAAGAAATCGACGCTGACGTCTAG
- a CDS encoding HDIG domain-containing metalloprotein, with translation MVAVESWKAPFPYRLGMYSEHGILASVSFKVANPIETDRERTQKESEVPYYFIQNPVLIDNLPKLLREDLKAIADAKSLDELNGDARAELGLTPSRRLEQFVDQFPEESEQTFAELKSQVSSPDSNDTKKIDAIIEDFTKLIAPLKTYGIVNENDLTKNQIRPGDKIEIVYKNTGEQKKVTTFDIRLPDQLSANSVIGREWSKFPKLDSMKSALSHWIYFQAPTTLVYDAARTMAERKQAREEVEEVYDTFQRGTVLVEPGQLIEDNQLTLLRAEYETKEKAVPYYERVVRVSFIFLMFIVLAVLNGYHLLRNKRAVARTVSRLSIYLSVIVLTVFLGRILSYDPWRAEVLPLVVTVMVFAIVYDQIMAILTALSLSLILCLSTGSSLGHFVVLMSISSVAVTSLATVSSRSTLIKLGFGMGLTYFLVYWGINLINSQELSNGLIDQQVLWESLQGAGWCLAAGYLVAGSLPFIESLFGVVTDISLLEMSNVSHPLLQELVRRAPGTYNHSISMATIGEAAADKIGANGLLVRVAAYYHDIGKMLKPQYFIENMVVGSESLHDNLAPAMSTLIIIGHVKDGVDLARQHNLPQPIIDFIEQHHGTTLVEYFFREAEKQADQSPDHKTDAEESSFRYPGPKPQTREAGVMMLADAVESASRTLSDPTPKRIKSLVHSLVMKRLLDGQFNECSLTLSEINIVEESLVKSLIGIYHGRIKYPEERSA, from the coding sequence ATGGTTGCTGTAGAAAGCTGGAAAGCGCCGTTTCCCTACCGACTGGGTATGTACTCCGAACATGGTATTCTTGCCAGTGTTTCGTTTAAGGTAGCTAATCCCATCGAAACCGATCGGGAGCGGACGCAGAAGGAGTCTGAGGTCCCGTATTACTTCATTCAGAACCCCGTCTTGATTGACAACCTTCCTAAACTTCTGAGAGAAGACTTGAAAGCCATCGCCGATGCCAAATCGCTGGATGAACTGAATGGCGATGCCCGTGCTGAACTGGGTTTGACTCCCTCACGTCGACTGGAACAGTTTGTAGATCAGTTCCCGGAGGAATCTGAGCAGACCTTTGCAGAATTGAAGTCACAGGTCTCCAGTCCTGACTCCAACGATACTAAAAAAATCGACGCAATCATTGAGGATTTTACAAAACTCATTGCACCACTCAAGACTTATGGGATTGTCAACGAAAATGATCTGACGAAAAACCAGATTCGCCCCGGTGATAAAATCGAAATCGTTTATAAAAACACGGGAGAACAGAAGAAGGTAACCACCTTTGATATCCGGCTGCCTGACCAGCTCTCTGCAAACAGCGTGATCGGTCGTGAGTGGAGTAAATTCCCCAAACTTGATTCAATGAAGTCGGCGCTGTCTCACTGGATTTATTTCCAAGCTCCGACAACACTGGTTTACGATGCTGCCCGAACCATGGCAGAACGAAAACAGGCGAGAGAGGAAGTTGAAGAGGTCTACGACACTTTCCAGAGGGGGACAGTTCTGGTCGAACCTGGTCAATTGATCGAAGACAATCAGCTGACTCTACTTAGAGCGGAGTACGAAACGAAAGAAAAAGCTGTCCCCTATTACGAACGGGTAGTGCGCGTCAGTTTCATTTTTCTGATGTTTATCGTTTTGGCAGTCTTAAATGGATATCATCTGCTGAGAAATAAGAGGGCTGTTGCCAGAACGGTCAGCAGATTGAGTATTTATCTGAGCGTCATTGTCTTGACCGTGTTTCTGGGGCGGATTCTTTCCTACGATCCCTGGCGTGCAGAAGTACTGCCTCTGGTAGTCACCGTAATGGTCTTCGCGATCGTTTATGATCAAATCATGGCGATCCTGACAGCGTTGTCGTTGTCTTTGATACTTTGTCTTTCCACGGGAAGCTCGCTGGGGCATTTCGTGGTATTGATGAGTATCTCCTCAGTGGCGGTTACTTCGCTGGCAACAGTCTCATCCCGCTCCACTTTAATCAAACTTGGTTTCGGCATGGGGTTAACCTACTTTCTGGTCTACTGGGGAATCAACCTCATCAACAGTCAGGAGCTCTCCAACGGCCTGATTGATCAGCAGGTCCTCTGGGAAAGCCTGCAGGGAGCAGGGTGGTGTCTGGCAGCAGGTTATCTGGTTGCCGGCAGTCTTCCCTTTATTGAATCTCTCTTTGGCGTGGTAACGGATATCAGCCTGCTTGAAATGAGTAATGTTTCGCACCCGCTGCTGCAGGAACTGGTTCGTCGAGCACCAGGTACCTACAACCATTCCATCTCGATGGCTACTATCGGTGAAGCAGCAGCAGACAAAATCGGTGCAAATGGATTACTGGTCCGGGTCGCCGCCTATTACCATGACATCGGCAAGATGCTCAAACCCCAGTACTTCATTGAAAACATGGTCGTTGGGAGTGAAAGTCTACACGACAATCTGGCCCCGGCGATGAGTACCCTGATCATTATCGGCCATGTCAAAGATGGCGTCGACCTCGCTCGTCAACACAATCTACCACAGCCGATAATTGACTTCATCGAACAACACCATGGCACCACACTGGTTGAGTATTTCTTCCGTGAGGCAGAAAAACAAGCCGACCAGAGTCCTGATCATAAAACCGATGCCGAAGAGTCATCCTTCCGCTATCCCGGCCCTAAACCACAGACTCGCGAAGCAGGGGTCATGATGTTAGCCGATGCCGTGGAAAGCGCCAGCCGAACCTTAAGTGATCCAACTCCGAAACGGATTAAATCTCTGGTTCATTCATTAGTCATGAAACGTCTGCTGGATGGGCAGTTTAACGAATGTTCGCTGACATTGAGTGAGATTAATATTGTTGAAGAATCCCTGGTGAAATCTCTGATTGGGATCTATCACGGACGCATCAAGTACCCCGAAGAACGTTCTGCATAA
- the ybeY gene encoding rRNA maturation RNase YbeY yields the protein MNTTDQYQIVIQNSQNLLAIDEPQLQDAVRYLLEAEQVTQAEISLAIVDNLTIRELNQKYLSHDYDTDVLSFLLECSQDENLYQSVIRGAGKSIEGEIIISAEMAISMAEQYHWSAADEFLLYVVHGLLHLCGYDDLSEDELKVMRAREQQIFDHWKLQIPRREE from the coding sequence ATGAACACAACAGACCAGTATCAGATCGTTATTCAGAACTCTCAAAATCTGCTCGCGATTGATGAGCCCCAACTTCAAGACGCAGTCCGCTACCTGCTGGAAGCAGAGCAGGTAACCCAGGCAGAGATCAGTCTAGCGATTGTGGATAACCTCACAATCAGGGAATTGAATCAGAAATACCTGTCACACGATTATGACACAGACGTGCTCAGTTTTCTGCTGGAGTGCTCCCAGGACGAGAATCTGTACCAATCAGTCATCAGGGGAGCAGGGAAGTCGATTGAAGGTGAAATAATAATCTCGGCAGAGATGGCTATTTCCATGGCCGAACAATACCACTGGTCCGCTGCAGATGAATTTCTACTGTATGTCGTGCACGGATTGTTGCATCTGTGTGGTTACGACGACCTGTCGGAAGATGAATTAAAAGTGATGAGAGCCCGCGAACAGCAGATTTTTGATCACTGGAAATTACAGATTCCTCGCCGTGAAGAGTGA